The sequence CGCTTCGACGGCGGCACGTGGACCGTGCAGATCCGCGATGACACGACCCGCCCCGCGACGTGGCGCGACACCTCGGATGTGGTGCTTCAGGTGAAGGACACGGCGAGGACCCAGGTGCCGGAAGGGAAGACGTTCGCCTTCCTGGGCGACCCCGGCGACGACGTGTGGCTGCTGCCTCAGGCGCAGCGGGACGGCGTTCTCTGGCCCGGCTGGAACAGCCAGGACCCCGAAGTGGTGGCCAGGGTGGGACGAGAGGTCAACTGGCAGCTGACCGGTGCGGAGGGGCCGGGTGACTTCGTCCTCTTCCTCAACGGCAGTTTCGGAACTCCGAAGGTGGTCTTCGACAGCAGACGGAAGGCCCCACAGGAGACCGGCATCGAGATCAACAGTCACGTACACGGAAACTGGGCGTTCACCGAGCCCGGTACGTACCTGCTCGGCATCCGGATGTACGCGGAGACGAAGGACGGCGAGCGGCATGACAGCCGGCGCACCCTTCGGTTCTCCGTGGGCCCCCAGAATCCCGGGCAGGCGTTCGCCGCCCGGCCCACCGGCGACCACGGGCCGGCGGGGGACGGCACGGACCAGCAGGCGAATCCCGGTGGTTCCCCGGCCGCTCTGTGGTGGGGAGGGGGAGCGGCCGTGGCCGTGGCCGCGGCGGCCGTCGCCCTGGTGCGGCGCGGCCGTCGTGACACCGGCTCGTCGGCAGCCACCGAACGCTCTGAAGGGACCAGCGATGACTGACCACCGCACGCCCGTCGGCGGGGCACCCGCGCTCGAAGTGCGGGCGATCTCCGTGCGGCTCGGGGAGCGGCTCGCCCTCGACAGCGTGGATCTGACCGTGCGAACCGGTGAACTCGTCGGTCTGATCGGCCCGAACGGCGCGGGAAAGACGACCCTGCTCCGCGCGGCACTCGGACTGCTCGCCCCGCACTCCGGCACCGTGCACGTCGGCGGCGAGGCCGTCGGCGGGAGCCGGGGGACCATCGGTTACGTCCCTCAACGCCATGAGTTCGCCTGGGACTTCCCCCTGTCCGTCGAGAAGGCCGTGCTGACCGGTCGTACCCACCGCATCGGCTGGCTCAGGCGCGCGGGGGCGGCCGACCGGGAGGCTGTGGAGGAAGCCCTCGAACGCGTCGCCATGCTCGATCTGGGACAGCGCCCCATCGGCGAACTGTCGGGGGGCCAGCGGCAGCGCGTGCTGGTGGCTCGGGCACTCGCTCTGCGCCCCACCCTGATGCTGCTGGACGAGCCGTTCACCGGGCTCGACGTGCCCACCCAGGAACTTCTGACGGACCTGTTCAGGCAGCTGCGCCAGGAGGAGAAGGCGTTGCTCATGACAACTCATGACCTTCCCGCGGCCGCCGGTATGGCGACGCGGCTGTGTCTGCTCAACAGGACCGTGATCGCCGACGGGCCACCCGACGAGCTGCGCGACCCTGCTGTCTGGCTGCGGGCCTTCGGCGTCACGAAGTCCGATCAGCTTCTGACCTCCCTGGGGGTGTCGCGATGAGCGGGCTCGGAGACTTCCTGGCAGGTCCGTGGGAGCACCTGTTCATGCAGCGGGCGTTCGCGGTGGCGGTGATGTGCGGCATCGTCTCGGGTGTCGTCGGAAGCCATGTGGTCCTGCGGGGAATGGCCTTCATCGGGGATGCCGTGTCCCACTCGGTCTTTCCGGGTGTCGCGATCGCCTTCGTGTTCCAGTTCAACCTGGTTCTCGGTGGCGCGGTGGCCGGTCTCCTGACCGCGCTGGCGGTGGCGGTGTTCTCGCAGAACCGGAGGCTGAAGGAGGACTCGGTCATCGGGGTGTTCTTCGCCGCCGCCTTCGGCCTCGGCATTGTCATCCTCAGTACGGCACCCGGCTACAGCGGCTCACTCGAGTCGTTCCTGTTCGGCCAGATCCTGGGTATCAGCGACGGCGATGTGCGCACGGTCGCGGTGATGGGCCTGGTCCTGCTCGCGGTGGCGGGGGCGGTGCACAAGGAACTCGTGACGGTCAGTCTGGACCGCGAGACGGCCCGGGCTGCCGGGCTTCCGGTGTTCGCGCTCGACATCGTGCTGTATGCCCTGGTGACCGTCACGGTCGTCATCTCGCTCCAGGCGGTGGGCAACATCCTGGTCCTGGCCCTGCTGATCACGCCGGCGGCCTGCTCGCGCCTGCTGACCGACCGGATCGGCGTGATGATGACGCTTGCCCCCGCCATCGGCGCCGGGTCCGCGGTTGTCGGTCTGTATCTCTCCTACGCCTACAACCTGGCCGCCGGGGGACTGATCGTCCTTGTGGTGACCGGCGTCTTCGTTCTCTGCTGGCTCCTGGCGCCACGTCACGGACTCCTGGCCGCAGGGCGGCGGCGCCGCGACCGGGGGCGGACGCCTGTCGGCAGCCACCCTTGAGACACGTTCCGGGCCGGCCGCATCGTTGAGGTGACCCGTCGTCACCAGGACTGTCCTGGCAGGCTCTTGCGGTCCTATTAAAAACGATTATCATTTTCAGTGTTCGCGCACATACACGTGCGCCCTTGATCCTTGGGGGGATCACTATGCGTATTCCCGTCCGCACGATGACCGTGGCCGGTTCGGTGGCAGCGGCGCTGGCCGTGACGGCCCTGGTGGCCACTCCGGCGACCGCGGCGACCACTCTGGGCGTCGGCCACGTCGACGTGCTCGACGCCGAGTGGGACGGCTCCGGCCTCCACCTCCACGTCCACGACGAGGAGAACGACACGGAGTACGAGCCGGCCGACGTCGTGCTGTCCGTCCCGGCCGCGGCGAAGGTCGCCAACCCCGGCTACGGTTTCCTGGGTTCCGGCAGCGAGGTCTGGCTGCTGCCGGAGGATCAGGCGGTGGCCAACGCGCGTGGGGTGCTCTTCGCGGGATTCTCCACGGAAGCCCTGACGACCGGTGTGTTCGCCGGTGACTCGGTCTCGTACCGTCTCGTCGGTGCCACCCGCGACGGAGCCTCGACCGAGGACTTCAGCGTCTACGCCGGCAGCGGCACCCGCTGGTACGACAGCAACACCGCGACCACGTCCTACAAGTCGAAGGCGTTCCCCGTGGGCGCCCACAACCACGCCAACTGGGCCTTCGAGGAGGCGGGCACGTACAAGCTGACCTTCAGCGTCTCCGGAACGGTGGCAGGGGTCACCGAGACCGCCACTGAGACGTACACCGTGGTCGTCAGTTCGTGATGGTGGCCCTGACGCGCGGCTCGCGGTCGCCGGCCGTCGCCGTGACGGCTGTGTGTGCCGCGGTATTCATCGGCGCGGCGGGGCTGATCGCCGGCGGCAGCGGGGACGCCCGCGCCGCCGGCGGTGCGGCCGTGATCGAAGAGGGCGAGCTGGACCTCGTCCCGCGCGTCGTCGACGGTGCGCTGAAGCTGGAGATCGACGACCGCAGCGGCGGCGCGCCCACGGTGCGCACACCCTCGCAGGTCGTCGTGCACGCGGGACCGGCGACGAAGGAGACCGTGGTCAGTCCCGCATACCCGATCCTCGGCGAACTGGTCGACGCGTACTTCCTGAACGGCTTCCTCAACTCGGGGCGGATCTACGCCCCGGAGCCGGTGTGGAAGGGCGGCGAATCGGGTGGGGACAGCGAGGTGGGTCTCACGGGATTCGAAGGGCCGGGGCGTTTCGCTCTCTACGCGTACACGCCCGAAATGGACTCCGACGACGAGCCGGCCGTTCCGTACCTGGGCAGTGACGCCGACGCGCCCCGGTCCTTCACCCTGTCGGCGGGCGAGGGAGGGATGAAACCCACCTGGGCGTTCACGGAGGAAGGGGTGTACCGCCTGACCTTCACCGTGACCGCGGGAGAACTGTCGGCCACGGAGACACTGGCGGTGGTGGTCGGCGACGACGTCGACCCTTCCGGGGTGACGCCCGGGGACGGAAGCGAACCCACCGAACCGTCGGCGACTCCTCCGGTGAGCCCTCCGGCCACGACCACACCGCCGGCTGCGCACGTGATCGACAACGGGCATCTCGACCTGGCGGCTCGCCCCGCCGATGACGGGCTCTCGTTCGAGATCAAGGAGGGCAGCGCCCAGGTCCACACGTGGCACGAGCCCGACGAGGTGGTCCTGCATGTGAAGCCGGCGGCCAGACGCAAGGTCGTGGAGGGGTACGAGTTCGTCGGCGATGTGGGCTCCTCCATGTGGCTGCTGCCCATGCAGCAGATCGACGGGCTGGTGTGGCCGGGGTGGAGCACGGAGGAGTTCGCCACCTCGGATGTGAGGGGTGACGTCTCCTTCAGCCTGGATTCCGCCGAGGGCCCCGGCTCGGTCGCGGTGTTCTCGACCGGTGCGACGGGTTCGGTGACCATCGGTCTCGACAGCCGCGACGGGCTGCCGGACGTCCTGGCCCACTCGGCGCACGCCCATAGCCACTGGAACTGGGCGTTCACGGCCGAGGGCGTGTACCGCACGACCTTCACGGTGAGCGCCACGCTCGCGGACGGCCGTACGGTGCGTGACACCGAAACCCTGGCCTGGGTCGTGGGCAACGGGACCGACCCCTCGGCAGTGGTCCCGGGCGACGGCGGGGAGCCGACCTCGTCCCCCACGGCGACGCCGACCCCGTCGGTGTCGGAGCCGACTTCGGTGCCGTCGTCCACGCCGCCCCCACCCGGGGCGTCGGGCTCCGCCGGTCCGGAGGGCGGGTCTGCGACGGCGACGTCCTCCTCGGCCGTGGTCACCGGGCCGGCTGCCGGGAGCGGCGCGGCGGGTGCCTTCAATGACCCGAAGCCCGCGGGCGGCCTCGCGTCGACGGGATCCTCCGCCGCCGTGATCGCGGGCGTCGCCCTGGCGGCAACGGCCGTCGGAGGAGGGGTGTTCGCCGCCGCCCGCCGCCGTCGCGCGGTCGGCTGAGACCGAGTCGGCGGAGCCGGGCCCGAAACGGTCCGGCTCCGCCACCGGTCCCGGCGCCATGCGGGACCTGTGCGGTCAGCCGGAGGACCGGAGGGCTGTCCTGGGCCGGAGGGCCTCGGCGATGGACTCGCTGCGCCACCGCTTGAGCAGTTCGTGGAACGCGAACGAGCCGTGGGGGTAGGCGCTCGCGGAGTTCGGGCGGCCGAGCCCCTCACGGTTGTAGTAGCCGGGGGTGCACTCGGCGTGGAACCACTCGTGGTCCGCGGCGTCCTCGGCGAGAACGGCCAGCCAGGCGTCCTCGGCCTCGGGGGACGGCTCGATGAGGGCATGCCCGCTCTCGGCCGCTGCGACGAGCGCGGCGGCGTGCACGGCCTGCTCGTCGAGTACGTGCGTGAAGTTGACGCTGCTCGCGTTGTGCAGGGTGCCCATGTGGATCAGGTTCGGGAAGCCGTTGCCGGTGAAGCCGTGCAGAGTCCGCGGGCCCCGCTCCGCCCACGCGTGCAGCAGTTGGGTGCCACCCCGGCCGTGGACGGGGAGCTTGCCCGAGTGGATGCCGGAGACCCCCACGGAGAACCCCGTGGCGAAGATCAGGCAGTCGAGTTCGTAGGTGTTCTCGCCGACGACGGCCCCGTGCTCCGTGATGCGCTCGATGCCGTGGGTGTCGGCGGTGTCGACCAGGGAAACGTTGTCGCGGTTGAACGCGGCGTAGTACGTGTCGGAGAACGTGGGGCGCTTGCAGGCGTACCGGTACCAGGGCTTGAGTTTCGCCGCCGTCCCGGGGTCGGTGACGGTCTGCTCGACACGGGCGCGCAGTTCGTTCATCTTCGCGGCGTCGGCCGCTTCGTAGGCCGCTTCGAAGGCCGCCCCCTTCTCGTCGCGGCGGAAGCTGGGCAGGAGCTTTTCCAGGAGAGCGGCCGAGGCGGTCCACCCGTCTGCCACGAGGTCGTGGCCGGCCGGCTCGCCGGAGACGATGCGCAGGAAGTTCTCGCGGCGCTCCCTGGCCCAGCCGACGTGATCGGCACCGACGTCCTCCGCGCCGGTGCGGCGGTTGGCGCGCACATCCACGCTGGACGGAGTGCGCTGGAACACGTAGACGTGCTGGGCGTCCTCGGCGAGCACCGGGATGGCCTGGACCCCCGTGGCGCCGGTGCCGACGATCCCCACGCGCTTCCCGCTCAGGCCGGTCAGGCCACCGTCCGGTGTGCCCCCGGTGTAGGCGTAGTCCCAGCGCGACGTGTGAAAGGTGTGGCCCCGGA comes from Streptomyces sp. Mut1 and encodes:
- a CDS encoding TIGR03773 family transporter-associated surface protein yields the protein MTRTLARRATLSLAALALALGPAAPAHTSETLPPGAAPRTGTGRKVIGDGHVDLGPRFDGGTWTVQIRDDTTRPATWRDTSDVVLQVKDTARTQVPEGKTFAFLGDPGDDVWLLPQAQRDGVLWPGWNSQDPEVVARVGREVNWQLTGAEGPGDFVLFLNGSFGTPKVVFDSRRKAPQETGIEINSHVHGNWAFTEPGTYLLGIRMYAETKDGERHDSRRTLRFSVGPQNPGQAFAARPTGDHGPAGDGTDQQANPGGSPAALWWGGGAAVAVAAAAVALVRRGRRDTGSSAATERSEGTSDD
- a CDS encoding anchored repeat-type ABC transporter ATP-binding subunit; the protein is MTDHRTPVGGAPALEVRAISVRLGERLALDSVDLTVRTGELVGLIGPNGAGKTTLLRAALGLLAPHSGTVHVGGEAVGGSRGTIGYVPQRHEFAWDFPLSVEKAVLTGRTHRIGWLRRAGAADREAVEEALERVAMLDLGQRPIGELSGGQRQRVLVARALALRPTLMLLDEPFTGLDVPTQELLTDLFRQLRQEEKALLMTTHDLPAAAGMATRLCLLNRTVIADGPPDELRDPAVWLRAFGVTKSDQLLTSLGVSR
- a CDS encoding anchored repeat-type ABC transporter permease subunit, which translates into the protein MSGLGDFLAGPWEHLFMQRAFAVAVMCGIVSGVVGSHVVLRGMAFIGDAVSHSVFPGVAIAFVFQFNLVLGGAVAGLLTALAVAVFSQNRRLKEDSVIGVFFAAAFGLGIVILSTAPGYSGSLESFLFGQILGISDGDVRTVAVMGLVLLAVAGAVHKELVTVSLDRETARAAGLPVFALDIVLYALVTVTVVISLQAVGNILVLALLITPAACSRLLTDRIGVMMTLAPAIGAGSAVVGLYLSYAYNLAAGGLIVLVVTGVFVLCWLLAPRHGLLAAGRRRRDRGRTPVGSHP
- a CDS encoding choice-of-anchor M domain-containing protein — its product is MRIPVRTMTVAGSVAAALAVTALVATPATAATTLGVGHVDVLDAEWDGSGLHLHVHDEENDTEYEPADVVLSVPAAAKVANPGYGFLGSGSEVWLLPEDQAVANARGVLFAGFSTEALTTGVFAGDSVSYRLVGATRDGASTEDFSVYAGSGTRWYDSNTATTSYKSKAFPVGAHNHANWAFEEAGTYKLTFSVSGTVAGVTETATETYTVVVSS
- a CDS encoding choice-of-anchor M domain-containing protein — protein: MCAAVFIGAAGLIAGGSGDARAAGGAAVIEEGELDLVPRVVDGALKLEIDDRSGGAPTVRTPSQVVVHAGPATKETVVSPAYPILGELVDAYFLNGFLNSGRIYAPEPVWKGGESGGDSEVGLTGFEGPGRFALYAYTPEMDSDDEPAVPYLGSDADAPRSFTLSAGEGGMKPTWAFTEEGVYRLTFTVTAGELSATETLAVVVGDDVDPSGVTPGDGSEPTEPSATPPVSPPATTTPPAAHVIDNGHLDLAARPADDGLSFEIKEGSAQVHTWHEPDEVVLHVKPAARRKVVEGYEFVGDVGSSMWLLPMQQIDGLVWPGWSTEEFATSDVRGDVSFSLDSAEGPGSVAVFSTGATGSVTIGLDSRDGLPDVLAHSAHAHSHWNWAFTAEGVYRTTFTVSATLADGRTVRDTETLAWVVGNGTDPSAVVPGDGGEPTSSPTATPTPSVSEPTSVPSSTPPPPGASGSAGPEGGSATATSSSAVVTGPAAGSGAAGAFNDPKPAGGLASTGSSAAVIAGVALAATAVGGGVFAAARRRRAVG
- a CDS encoding flavin-containing monooxygenase codes for the protein MTITQTPDPAGLDALRQRYRLERERRVRPDGARQYRSADAEFGYYADDPYAGEAAEREPVRNTVDVAVVGGGFGGILAGARMRQRGVGRVRIVEKGGDFGGTWYWNRYPGIHCDVESHVYLPMLDETGYVPEWKYAPGEEIRRHAMRIARKYDLYPDALFSTAVTSLTWDEASERWLVATDRGDTFHATYVVTSTGTLSDPKLPGIPGIESFRGHTFHTSRWDYAYTGGTPDGGLTGLSGKRVGIVGTGATGVQAIPVLAEDAQHVYVFQRTPSSVDVRANRRTGAEDVGADHVGWARERRENFLRIVSGEPAGHDLVADGWTASAALLEKLLPSFRRDEKGAAFEAAYEAADAAKMNELRARVEQTVTDPGTAAKLKPWYRYACKRPTFSDTYYAAFNRDNVSLVDTADTHGIERITEHGAVVGENTYELDCLIFATGFSVGVSGIHSGKLPVHGRGGTQLLHAWAERGPRTLHGFTGNGFPNLIHMGTLHNASSVNFTHVLDEQAVHAAALVAAAESGHALIEPSPEAEDAWLAVLAEDAADHEWFHAECTPGYYNREGLGRPNSASAYPHGSFAFHELLKRWRSESIAEALRPRTALRSSG